The following coding sequences are from one Parabacteroides pacaensis window:
- a CDS encoding TonB-dependent receptor gives MNKQRIYYLKRYFYSILPLFFSFSVSVPFTQARGYEQAYEQSLVQPKKMSVKEALQAIEKNSGLSFMYDADMIDLNRKITLDVTRQKLDVRKLEALLKEIFKGTDITYEISGNQIILASKNSLSTRQSISTKKKKITGKVLDVAGLAVIGANIVIKGTAQGATTNTNGSFSLEAVPGDVLQISYIGYIPQDIKVGNKDVYKITLREDTQILEEVVVVGYGSQRKINVTGSIVQIDTKELKTAPSGNLSSMLQGRLPGLITKQPGGQPGADGASLLVRGLNTLGNNNPLVIVDGVERPFPNVNPDEIESITVLKDATSAAVYGVRASNGVILVTTQRGVAQKPTVTFNTSAQLSMNTSFPKFLNGPDFAYWYDKAQELDGIPEGSSARWFTPDEIERIKNGDPQGIFGNTDWFNLLFKDFAPTFTNNISLNGGNDRFKYFVSLGTFNQNGIIDHTGYNRYNVRANLDAQVIKNLSISFKLAANQSEQYEPGLSAGLGNSYRSIFSQALMSYPFLPAYTASGIPVGSLNPGNGNQNPLAARDLSGKQQTRANRFQGSLGIKYDLPYLKGLSANVNLSYDKGYSIKKSVLLPYLISEYNVTKREYKETYAGHALNGQAAINQWFSDEWTSTVQTSLNYDNKFGKHAVNILALYEYTETNGTGMSAGRKNFPIQDIMDLTYGEEVIDELVKGGHSNFKRAGYVTRINYSFDDRYLFEFTGRIDGSTRLPSHNRWGFFPGVALGWRISNEPFLKDKVSFLDNLKIRLSAGKLGNDNIGSYAYMRTMSMGKDPVVIIGTTPGRYLGVDRVPNTDIKWESTTSYNLGLEAGLWNGLLGMELDLFYMKTQDILQAQGGLMPPSMGGYFPATLNSGIVDNRGFELILTHRNKIGSVNYNVRGNISWARNKIIETTEDANIPDYLRVTGKPIGQKYGFVAERLFQTQDEIDKSALYGPTLPGDIKLKDLNGDGRITRDQDRMVIGRSNTPEMMFGLNIGAEWKGFDMNVFFQGAALCDVALCGTYSDRGIEDNTFYTKPFYCDGNTPYYLVEGAWRPDHTDAEYPRLGIESRANGGKSSSWWVKSGAYLRLKNAQLGYTLPQRLTRQASIERIRCYLAGGNLFTLDALPYLDPEMPDVNQGYYPQQRTVEFGINITF, from the coding sequence ATGAATAAACAGAGAATTTATTATCTGAAGAGATACTTTTATAGTATTTTACCGTTATTTTTTAGTTTTTCAGTATCCGTCCCATTCACACAAGCAAGAGGATACGAACAAGCCTATGAGCAGTCGCTTGTACAGCCAAAGAAAATGAGCGTAAAAGAAGCACTGCAAGCCATTGAAAAGAACTCCGGGCTATCGTTTATGTACGATGCCGACATGATTGACCTCAACCGGAAAATAACACTGGATGTCACCCGGCAGAAATTAGACGTCAGGAAACTGGAAGCCTTGTTAAAGGAAATTTTCAAAGGAACCGATATTACCTACGAGATATCCGGTAACCAGATCATTCTAGCCTCCAAAAACTCTTTAAGCACCCGGCAAAGCATTTCCACCAAGAAAAAAAAGATCACCGGCAAAGTGCTGGACGTAGCCGGGCTCGCTGTGATCGGAGCCAATATAGTGATAAAAGGAACCGCCCAAGGAGCAACAACAAACACAAACGGCAGTTTCTCGCTGGAAGCTGTTCCGGGTGACGTCCTGCAAATCTCCTATATCGGTTACATTCCACAGGACATCAAAGTAGGAAACAAAGATGTTTATAAAATCACCTTACGCGAAGACACTCAGATACTGGAAGAAGTAGTAGTGGTAGGATACGGTTCCCAACGCAAAATTAATGTAACCGGCTCCATCGTGCAAATAGACACGAAAGAACTTAAGACCGCCCCTTCCGGCAACCTTTCTTCCATGTTGCAAGGAAGACTGCCGGGACTAATCACCAAACAACCCGGCGGACAACCGGGTGCGGACGGAGCCTCGCTACTGGTAAGGGGATTGAATACGCTAGGCAATAACAACCCGCTCGTAATCGTAGACGGAGTAGAACGCCCGTTTCCCAACGTCAACCCCGACGAGATAGAATCGATTACCGTACTGAAAGACGCGACCTCGGCAGCAGTATACGGCGTGCGTGCTTCGAACGGCGTAATTCTAGTCACCACCCAACGCGGCGTTGCACAGAAACCCACTGTCACGTTCAACACCTCCGCCCAGTTAAGCATGAACACCAGCTTCCCCAAATTCCTGAACGGCCCTGATTTTGCTTACTGGTACGATAAAGCTCAGGAGTTAGACGGCATTCCCGAAGGCAGTTCCGCCCGTTGGTTTACCCCCGACGAAATAGAAAGGATCAAAAACGGAGACCCGCAAGGCATATTCGGTAACACAGACTGGTTTAACTTGCTGTTTAAAGACTTTGCCCCCACTTTTACCAACAATATCTCACTGAACGGAGGAAACGACCGGTTCAAATATTTCGTCTCCCTGGGAACCTTCAACCAGAATGGGATTATCGACCACACGGGATACAACCGGTATAACGTCCGTGCTAACCTCGATGCCCAGGTAATAAAAAACCTAAGCATCTCGTTCAAACTGGCAGCCAACCAAAGCGAACAGTACGAGCCCGGATTAAGTGCCGGCTTAGGAAACTCCTACCGCTCTATTTTCAGCCAGGCACTCATGTCGTATCCCTTTTTGCCCGCTTATACAGCCAGTGGCATTCCGGTAGGAAGCCTTAACCCCGGCAACGGCAACCAAAATCCGCTAGCTGCACGGGATTTGTCGGGCAAGCAACAAACGCGGGCCAACCGTTTCCAGGGAAGCCTGGGTATTAAATACGACCTGCCTTACCTGAAAGGGCTAAGCGCGAATGTAAACCTGTCGTACGACAAAGGATACTCCATCAAGAAGTCCGTCCTTCTCCCCTATCTGATCAGCGAGTACAACGTAACCAAAAGAGAATACAAGGAAACCTATGCCGGCCATGCCTTAAACGGCCAGGCAGCTATTAACCAATGGTTTTCCGACGAATGGACTTCCACCGTACAAACCTCTTTAAACTACGACAACAAATTCGGCAAGCATGCGGTAAACATCCTGGCATTATATGAATATACGGAAACCAACGGAACCGGCATGTCGGCAGGAAGAAAGAACTTCCCCATCCAGGACATTATGGACCTCACATACGGCGAAGAAGTAATAGACGAACTGGTAAAAGGAGGACACAGTAATTTCAAACGTGCCGGATACGTAACCCGGATAAACTATTCGTTCGACGACCGCTACCTGTTCGAATTTACAGGCCGTATCGACGGTTCCACCCGCCTGCCCAGCCATAACCGTTGGGGATTTTTCCCCGGAGTAGCGCTGGGATGGCGTATCTCCAACGAACCGTTTTTAAAAGACAAGGTATCTTTCCTGGACAACTTAAAGATCAGGTTATCCGCCGGAAAACTGGGAAACGACAATATCGGCTCATATGCCTACATGCGTACCATGAGCATGGGGAAAGACCCCGTAGTGATCATAGGTACTACTCCCGGACGGTATTTAGGAGTAGACCGGGTTCCGAATACCGACATCAAATGGGAATCCACCACCTCTTACAACCTCGGATTGGAAGCCGGATTATGGAACGGGCTTCTGGGCATGGAACTCGATCTCTTCTATATGAAAACCCAAGATATCCTTCAAGCGCAAGGCGGATTAATGCCTCCTTCCATGGGCGGTTATTTCCCGGCAACCTTAAACTCCGGCATCGTAGACAACCGGGGCTTTGAATTAATCCTGACACACCGGAACAAGATAGGCTCCGTAAACTATAACGTCCGCGGAAATATTTCCTGGGCACGGAACAAAATTATAGAAACCACGGAAGATGCCAACATCCCCGATTATCTCCGCGTAACAGGCAAACCCATCGGGCAGAAATACGGCTTTGTTGCGGAAAGGCTCTTCCAAACCCAGGACGAAATAGACAAAAGTGCCTTGTACGGCCCTACGCTTCCCGGCGACATCAAACTAAAGGATTTGAACGGCGACGGACGTATCACGCGAGATCAAGACCGGATGGTGATCGGACGGAGCAACACCCCCGAAATGATGTTCGGCCTTAACATCGGTGCAGAATGGAAAGGATTCGACATGAATGTATTCTTCCAAGGAGCTGCCTTATGCGACGTAGCTCTCTGCGGTACCTACTCCGACCGGGGCATTGAAGACAATACCTTCTACACGAAGCCTTTTTATTGCGACGGCAATACCCCCTATTATCTGGTAGAGGGAGCCTGGCGCCCCGACCATACCGATGCGGAATATCCCCGCCTGGGTATCGAATCACGTGCCAACGGAGGAAAATCGTCTTCCTGGTGGGTAAAAAGCGGAGCTTACTTGCGGCTGAAAAATGCACAACTGGGCTATACCCTTCCCCAGCGTCTTACCCGGCAAGCATCCATCGAACGAATCCGCTGTTACCTGGCCGGAGGTAACTTATTTACCCTCGATGCACTTCCTTACCTCGACCCGGAAATGCCGGACGTAAACCAGGGATATTACCCCCAGCAACGTACAGTAGAATTCGGTATTAACATAACCTTCTAA
- a CDS encoding FecR family protein yields the protein MKENFRKHIIDKLKKEESLKTLLHTPEEQNPPFVPSPKDNFRKEANSLKENNTRQENNFRKENDLTEEMLEKIEKIWYGIQYKASGFNPDKEKAWQQISQRITGKVKSITIPLRRLYQGIAAAVILLLISISTVYVLLNEGKQKTVTYKYEALNGKSKVCLPDGTQVWLAPYAEITYTNDFRPENRNIQIEGKAYLEVRKDSLHPFSVTVNQSVIQVWGTSFNINSTSSELTVSLLSGKISFQGTPDETPRWIRPGQSVTRNKTTGQTTLQEGDVIFDALWAQDKLKIEEKTLGEVVKYLNQWYNVEISLSPQLENKYKYTFTVTTEQLDEILRMMARINPLEITYDKNKVSIQ from the coding sequence ATGAAAGAGAATTTTCGCAAACATATCATAGATAAATTAAAGAAGGAAGAATCCTTAAAAACACTTCTCCACACTCCGGAAGAACAAAATCCGCCCTTTGTTCCTTCCCCAAAAGACAATTTCCGGAAAGAAGCCAATTCCTTGAAAGAAAATAACACCAGGCAAGAAAACAATTTCCGGAAAGAAAACGATCTCACGGAAGAAATGCTGGAAAAAATAGAAAAAATCTGGTACGGCATTCAATACAAAGCCTCCGGATTCAACCCGGACAAAGAAAAAGCCTGGCAACAAATTTCCCAACGGATCACCGGAAAAGTGAAAAGCATTACCATTCCCTTACGACGGCTTTACCAAGGAATCGCAGCCGCAGTTATACTGCTCCTGATAAGCATTTCCACCGTATATGTACTTTTGAACGAGGGAAAACAAAAAACCGTAACCTACAAATACGAAGCATTGAACGGCAAAAGCAAAGTCTGCCTGCCCGACGGAACCCAAGTCTGGCTGGCCCCCTATGCCGAAATTACCTATACCAACGACTTCCGCCCGGAAAACAGGAATATACAAATAGAAGGCAAAGCCTACTTGGAAGTACGGAAAGACTCTTTGCACCCTTTCTCGGTAACCGTCAACCAATCCGTAATTCAAGTATGGGGAACCTCTTTTAATATAAATTCCACTTCCAGCGAATTAACCGTAAGCCTGCTCTCCGGCAAAATATCGTTCCAAGGCACGCCGGATGAAACACCCCGGTGGATACGTCCCGGCCAATCCGTTACACGAAATAAAACTACCGGGCAAACAACGCTCCAAGAAGGCGATGTCATATTCGATGCCCTGTGGGCACAAGACAAGCTCAAAATAGAAGAAAAAACACTAGGAGAAGTGGTAAAATACCTGAACCAATGGTATAACGTCGAAATCAGCCTTTCTCCCCAACTGGAAAACAAATACAAATACACTTTCACGGTAACGACCGAACAATTAGATGAAATACTGCGGATGATGGCAAGAATCAACCCGTTAGAAATTACCTACGATAAAAATAAAGTAAGCATTCAATAA
- a CDS encoding RNA polymerase sigma-70 factor: protein MNLDLNHDDVDLLNCIKKKDEKAFKLIFDKYYVPLCRYVHMSLNNETDSEEIVQDLFVYLWNKKEQIEIQLTLKAYLFQAVRNRIANYYRDNQRMVFYDQLPFDIAEENNEAELTELQELIEEAILSLPEKCGEIFRLSREKHLSNQDIARLKSLSIRTVDAQICKALSKIREYLGNKYAYLW, encoded by the coding sequence ATGAACCTAGATTTGAACCATGACGACGTTGATCTTTTAAACTGTATCAAGAAAAAAGACGAAAAAGCATTCAAACTCATTTTCGACAAATATTATGTGCCCCTTTGCCGGTATGTTCATATGAGCTTGAACAACGAAACGGATTCCGAAGAAATTGTGCAAGACCTTTTTGTTTATCTCTGGAACAAGAAAGAGCAGATAGAAATCCAACTTACCTTAAAAGCCTACTTATTCCAAGCCGTAAGAAACCGTATCGCAAATTATTACCGGGACAATCAGCGCATGGTTTTCTACGACCAACTGCCCTTCGACATAGCAGAAGAAAACAATGAAGCGGAACTCACCGAACTTCAGGAACTAATTGAAGAAGCCATCCTTTCCCTCCCCGAAAAGTGCGGAGAAATCTTCCGTCTCAGCCGGGAAAAGCATTTAAGCAACCAAGATATTGCCCGATTAAAAAGTCTATCCATCCGTACCGTAGACGCGCAAATATGCAAAGCTTTATCGAAAATACGGGAATATCTGGGAAACAAATATGCCTATCTCTGGTAA
- a CDS encoding RagB/SusD family nutrient uptake outer membrane protein: MEIRKKINLWIIPFTLITILTGCSLEPELTDSYDDSVAWSNEKNLELYLNGFYPLVGQSYYSGAVADDCYADLLKMNTPSDNINLLVTGSTLISSGSNPLGSWEWAYTWTRTCNEFLDGLKKYGGNLSAGTTLRAEAEVRFFRAWVSFSLAQKYGSFIIYKELPTGKERALNTPEECWDFIEEDLDFAAANLPETVPPEKKGKLTKGAALAFKSRCMLYAQRWAKASEAAGEVMGLGLYDLHPDYADLFTFRRTDGRTTKESILEFGFISPDFGYSFDYFYCPPGDKGYSQVSPTEELVSSYQMADGSEFSWENPEQAKNPYEGREKRFYASILYNGAPWKGRTVETFVGGADGYAVGGGTTCTGYYMRKLFDETRKTQEVGFEPGELTYYAIRYAEVLLIYAEAMAEQGNLKEALSALNQVRSRAGFTKEVTASGKSEFMSLLRHERKIELAFEGHRYWDLRRWKLSSSVLNNMNCHGIKITRNEDGSFSYEKVDCDGGKTRIFPEKYYRFPIPLAEIQRNPLCQQFEEWK, translated from the coding sequence ATGGAAATAAGAAAGAAAATAAATCTTTGGATAATACCTTTTACCCTGATAACGATTCTGACAGGTTGCAGCCTGGAACCCGAACTGACCGACTCGTATGATGATTCGGTAGCCTGGTCGAACGAGAAAAACCTGGAATTGTACCTAAACGGTTTCTATCCGCTGGTAGGCCAATCTTATTACAGCGGCGCAGTAGCGGACGATTGTTATGCCGACCTGTTGAAAATGAACACCCCTTCGGACAATATTAATCTTCTGGTGACCGGTTCCACCCTTATTTCGTCCGGCTCCAACCCGTTAGGCTCCTGGGAATGGGCTTACACGTGGACCCGTACTTGCAACGAGTTTCTAGACGGGTTAAAGAAATACGGAGGTAACCTTTCTGCGGGAACCACCCTGCGGGCAGAAGCCGAAGTACGCTTCTTCCGCGCCTGGGTATCCTTCAGCCTGGCGCAAAAATACGGTAGTTTCATTATCTACAAAGAATTGCCTACCGGTAAGGAACGGGCATTAAACACGCCGGAAGAATGCTGGGACTTTATCGAAGAAGATCTCGATTTCGCAGCCGCTAACCTCCCCGAAACAGTCCCCCCTGAAAAGAAAGGGAAACTTACCAAAGGAGCAGCGTTAGCCTTCAAATCCCGTTGCATGTTATATGCCCAACGCTGGGCAAAAGCCTCGGAAGCTGCCGGAGAAGTAATGGGTCTGGGGCTATATGATTTACATCCCGACTATGCCGACCTCTTCACTTTCCGCCGCACCGACGGGCGAACTACAAAAGAAAGCATTCTGGAGTTCGGTTTCATCTCGCCCGACTTCGGATATTCGTTCGATTACTTCTACTGTCCTCCCGGTGATAAAGGCTATTCCCAGGTAAGCCCCACCGAAGAACTGGTATCCTCTTACCAAATGGCAGACGGAAGCGAGTTCAGTTGGGAAAACCCCGAACAGGCAAAGAACCCCTACGAAGGAAGGGAAAAACGCTTCTACGCTTCCATCCTTTACAACGGTGCTCCCTGGAAAGGACGCACGGTAGAGACATTTGTAGGGGGAGCCGACGGATATGCCGTAGGAGGTGGAACCACCTGCACAGGCTATTATATGCGCAAGCTATTCGATGAAACCCGTAAAACACAAGAAGTAGGATTCGAACCCGGCGAACTTACTTACTATGCCATCCGGTACGCAGAAGTCCTCTTGATTTATGCGGAAGCGATGGCGGAGCAGGGAAATCTGAAGGAAGCATTGTCTGCTTTGAACCAAGTACGGAGCCGTGCCGGATTTACAAAAGAAGTAACCGCTTCCGGTAAATCGGAATTCATGTCGTTGCTCCGCCACGAACGTAAAATCGAATTGGCCTTCGAAGGACACCGCTACTGGGATTTGCGGCGTTGGAAACTATCTTCTTCCGTATTAAACAACATGAATTGCCATGGAATCAAGATTACCCGGAACGAGGATGGAAGTTTCTCATACGAAAAGGTAGATTGCGACGGCGGGAAAACACGCATCTTCCCTGAAAAGTATTACCGCTTCCCCATCCCCCTGGCCGAAATTCAACGCAACCCGTTATGTCAACAATTTGAAGAATGGAAATAA
- a CDS encoding Dps family protein — MDNQSTKTMSSKAANTLSYIGLEAESTKKTVEALQQLLADYQIFYANLRGFHWHVQGKQFFTLHVQLEKMYNEAAEIVDVIAERILSLGGTPENNFSAYLKTAKIKEISDVTSGEDIINQTLDAFKILIEQERNIIELADEANDEGTSDILTGFLKEQEKMTWMMCAYLKK, encoded by the coding sequence ATGGACAATCAAAGCACAAAAACTATGAGCAGCAAAGCTGCAAACACGTTAAGTTACATTGGATTGGAGGCTGAATCCACTAAAAAAACAGTAGAAGCCTTACAACAACTTCTTGCCGATTATCAAATATTTTACGCAAATCTTCGCGGTTTTCACTGGCACGTACAAGGTAAACAATTTTTTACCCTGCATGTTCAGTTGGAAAAAATGTACAACGAAGCGGCTGAAATAGTAGATGTCATCGCCGAACGTATTCTATCTCTCGGCGGAACTCCGGAAAACAATTTCAGTGCTTATCTCAAAACAGCTAAAATAAAAGAAATAAGCGACGTTACTTCCGGTGAAGATATTATCAACCAGACACTCGATGCTTTCAAAATATTGATCGAACAGGAACGCAATATTATTGAACTTGCCGATGAAGCAAACGACGAAGGGACTTCCGATATCCTGACCGGTTTCTTGAAAGAGCAAGAAAAAATGACTTGGATGATGTGTGCTTACCTGAAAAAATAA
- a CDS encoding FAD-dependent oxidoreductase: MERRKFININLTALGGIVIDNHFSYAQAMEEITRSLRNITKPGGYDLVINGAGLAGCFTAMEAARQGLKVLVIDKRTSPGFDIAAKRKLWIYTDGYEKWPDPLVQLFFPEGEKKEIFNSQLKMPYHSSIGNESLLFAGSIKKGLLRSLLINKVDILLMTDVCGIISDPDKQVSGVLIACKQGVYSICCNRFIDASDNNLFTRNLFAQNYKINEASFVIELQNVEELNKNYLALHPSYGLSDNQVILHHGKKSPDQYFLSFRFPVQTNDLSTIEQKARLIATQISKDFPLFDEGLAKAKLRYYAQECSYYLSHYRLPDILLKDYTCIESPSVEHSYDSIFKLLQSAQESVKKYTKQNTNRILQSIYYAKGKKCNFSAHAHNPVNECGSLLPLNIYPITDMQLPVINTPLLIAGGGTAGTACAQSAAEKGTKPLIVEYFNDLGGSKTMGGVTGYYLGQNKHPYILTLEKEIHQTAKKYNLASNCICRCIHSNLTLNKHGCDKLTGAIICGAGTRQNRLEKIMICVNGELKWIHAPLTVDATGDADIAYFAGEKIEIGNTRMQVTQNYSQWDVPFHSKNVPSQTVNKDYDIIDNTKITELQRGLYLSHYESFFYDFYPLLAVRESRRPEGEYKLTLANILEKTWFKDTIINAESDFDPHHFGHSEYSRCAFLLPHSNQMMVNIPYRSIVPKKIDGLLLSGRGISQTHNALQFTRMSADVYLLGYVTGQIAADIVRRQVSPRNLSIDILQKEWIQNGLLIKNDSPDNNLLPYIVNKLIEGKDEYLFKCCLKNKKDILPLLKKAYKKEKSILLAKALAWFGEQEGTGLIISELESLFIRETRLGHPERYFEKYEADNLYWKINQDIALLGMCNISEANSVIHQILCGTSSGGNPVEAKDPYNKNRIDLQLVPYYNRILNLCFYIERNPSHLFIKALERLVADPEITGYQTSDYNQTRWRVYGGLLELSIAAALGRCGSAKGIHLLIEYLKDVHSDFRAFANRELTAIFKKDMKFDAAQWTVLAKKEKNFLNKTTPLSKEIEL, encoded by the coding sequence ATGGAAAGAAGAAAATTCATCAATATAAATTTAACAGCATTAGGAGGCATAGTAATTGACAATCATTTCTCGTATGCACAAGCCATGGAAGAAATAACCCGGTCCCTCCGGAATATAACCAAACCGGGAGGATACGACCTGGTAATAAACGGAGCCGGACTAGCAGGGTGCTTTACAGCTATGGAAGCAGCCAGGCAAGGACTGAAAGTTTTAGTCATCGACAAAAGAACTTCACCCGGATTTGATATAGCTGCCAAAAGAAAATTATGGATATATACAGACGGCTACGAAAAATGGCCAGATCCCCTTGTCCAACTATTTTTCCCGGAAGGAGAAAAAAAGGAAATATTCAATTCCCAACTAAAAATGCCTTATCACAGCTCTATAGGGAACGAAAGTCTTTTATTTGCCGGAAGCATCAAAAAAGGATTACTTCGTTCTCTTCTTATCAATAAAGTGGATATATTACTCATGACGGATGTATGTGGAATCATCTCCGATCCGGATAAGCAAGTTTCAGGGGTACTTATTGCTTGTAAACAAGGAGTATATTCTATTTGCTGTAACAGATTCATAGATGCATCGGATAATAACCTGTTTACAAGAAACTTATTTGCCCAAAACTATAAAATAAACGAAGCAAGCTTTGTAATAGAATTACAAAACGTGGAGGAATTAAATAAAAACTACCTGGCACTTCATCCTTCTTACGGCCTATCAGACAACCAAGTAATATTGCATCACGGAAAAAAATCTCCGGACCAGTACTTCTTATCTTTCCGTTTTCCGGTGCAAACAAATGATTTAAGTACCATTGAACAAAAAGCAAGGCTTATCGCAACACAAATCAGTAAAGACTTTCCACTATTTGACGAAGGATTAGCTAAAGCCAAATTACGCTACTATGCACAAGAATGTTCCTATTACTTGTCCCATTACCGACTTCCGGACATTCTCCTGAAAGACTATACATGTATCGAGAGCCCATCCGTAGAACACAGTTACGACTCTATTTTCAAATTGCTCCAGTCGGCACAGGAAAGCGTAAAGAAATACACAAAACAAAACACGAATAGAATACTGCAATCCATTTATTATGCAAAAGGTAAAAAATGTAATTTCTCAGCCCATGCACACAACCCGGTCAATGAATGTGGAAGTCTGCTACCATTGAACATTTATCCAATAACGGATATGCAATTGCCGGTCATCAATACGCCTCTTTTAATAGCAGGAGGAGGAACTGCAGGAACAGCCTGTGCGCAATCGGCTGCCGAAAAAGGAACAAAACCCCTCATAGTAGAATATTTCAACGACTTGGGAGGAAGTAAAACTATGGGAGGTGTAACCGGTTATTATCTGGGACAGAATAAACACCCTTATATTTTGACCTTAGAAAAAGAAATCCACCAAACAGCAAAAAAATACAACCTGGCATCAAACTGCATTTGCAGATGCATCCATAGTAACTTGACATTAAACAAGCATGGGTGCGACAAGCTAACCGGAGCCATCATTTGCGGAGCAGGAACCCGTCAAAACCGTTTAGAAAAGATAATGATTTGTGTAAACGGAGAACTGAAGTGGATCCATGCACCCCTTACGGTAGATGCTACCGGCGATGCGGATATTGCCTATTTTGCCGGAGAAAAGATCGAGATAGGAAATACAAGGATGCAAGTTACCCAAAATTACAGCCAATGGGATGTACCGTTCCATAGTAAGAACGTACCTTCTCAAACCGTCAACAAAGATTACGACATTATTGACAATACTAAAATAACAGAATTACAGCGCGGATTATACTTATCTCATTATGAATCCTTCTTCTATGATTTTTATCCCCTCCTAGCTGTCCGAGAATCCAGAAGACCGGAAGGCGAATATAAATTAACTCTAGCAAATATATTAGAAAAAACATGGTTTAAGGATACCATTATAAATGCGGAAAGTGATTTTGACCCCCATCATTTCGGCCATTCGGAATATTCACGTTGCGCTTTCTTATTGCCCCACTCCAACCAAATGATGGTAAACATTCCTTACCGCTCTATTGTACCTAAAAAGATTGACGGGCTTTTATTATCAGGGAGAGGGATCAGTCAAACACATAACGCCCTTCAGTTTACCCGAATGTCTGCAGACGTATATTTGCTAGGATACGTTACCGGACAAATCGCAGCAGACATTGTCCGCCGGCAGGTCTCCCCCCGGAACCTTTCTATAGACATACTACAAAAAGAATGGATACAAAACGGATTATTAATAAAAAACGATTCACCGGACAACAACTTATTACCATATATAGTAAATAAGCTGATAGAAGGAAAGGATGAGTATCTTTTCAAATGCTGCCTGAAAAACAAAAAAGACATCCTTCCTCTCCTGAAAAAAGCTTATAAAAAAGAAAAATCGATCTTACTTGCGAAAGCATTGGCTTGGTTCGGTGAGCAGGAAGGAACCGGATTAATCATCTCAGAACTTGAAAGCTTATTCATCCGGGAAACCCGGCTAGGGCATCCTGAACGGTACTTTGAAAAGTATGAAGCAGACAATTTATATTGGAAGATAAATCAAGACATTGCCTTACTTGGTATGTGCAATATTTCCGAAGCAAACTCCGTTATTCACCAAATTCTATGTGGTACAAGCTCAGGAGGAAACCCTGTGGAAGCAAAAGATCCTTACAACAAAAATAGAATTGACTTGCAACTGGTACCTTATTACAACCGCATCTTGAATTTATGTTTCTATATAGAACGTAATCCCAGTCATTTGTTTATAAAAGCACTTGAAAGATTAGTGGCAGATCCGGAAATTACAGGGTATCAGACAAGTGATTATAATCAAACCCGATGGAGGGTATATGGAGGACTCTTGGAATTGTCGATTGCTGCAGCTTTAGGACGATGCGGATCTGCCAAAGGAATACATCTTTTAATCGAATATCTGAAAGACGTACATTCCGATTTCCGAGCCTTTGCCAACCGGGAATTAACAGCCATTTTTAAAAAGGATATGAAATTTGATGCCGCCCAATGGACGGTACTCGCTAAAAAAGAAAAAAACTTTTTGAATAAAACTACCCCATTATCAAAAGAAATCGAACTATAG